One segment of Ficedula albicollis isolate OC2 chromosome 2, FicAlb1.5, whole genome shotgun sequence DNA contains the following:
- the NPVF gene encoding pro-FMRFamide-related neuropeptide VF: protein MKVISTNKFILFALATVVFLTPNSMCLNEAMKSRLQSREDSDDKYYKIKENILEEKQRSLDFDEMEDWGSKDVVKMNPFPGSKMPNSVANLPLRFGRNYPEERSIKPFANLPLRFGRAFGENIPNHAPKVSHRLGRSPLVKGSSQSLLNLPQRFGKSLAVNLPQDIQESDPDCPVRVPCGLTGPAADPLQCSLPTWGTASSWHGVPHGVQGDSLPHLGLQDAGGSLLQNLEHFLFG from the exons atgaaagtaatttcaaCCAATAAGTTTATTCTGTTTGCTTTAGCTACAGTGGTCTTCCTCACACCAAACAGCATGTGCCTAAATGAAGCAATGAagtccaggctgcagagcagagaggacaGTGATGATAAATATTACAAG attaaagaaaatattttggaagaaaagcagcGGAGTCTCGATTTTGATGAAATGGAAGACTGGGGATCAAAAGATGTCGTTAAAATGAACCCTTTTCCAGGAAGCAAGATGCCAAATTCAGTTGCTAATTTGCCTCTTAGATTTGGAAGAAATTATCCAGAAGAAAGAAGCATTAAACCATTTGCTAATTTGCCCCTGAGATTTGGAAGAGCTTTTGGAGAGAACATACCTAATCATGCTCCAAAGGTATCACACAGGCTTGGGAGATCTCCACTTGTTAAAGGTTCCAGTCAATCACTTTTAAATTTGCCACAGAGATTTGGGAAGTCACTGGCTGTCAATCTGCCTCAAGACATTCAGGAATCTGACCCAG ACTGTCCAGTGCGGGTCCCCTGCGGGCTCACAGGTCCTGCTGCAGACCCTCTCCAGTGCAGCCTTCCTACATGGGGCACAGCCTCCTCCTGGCATGGGGTCCCCCAtggggtgcagggggacagCCTGCCTCATCTGGGTCTGCAGGATGCAGGGGGATCTCTGCTCCAAAACCTGGAGCACTTCCTATTTGGATGA